From the genome of Rhizobium sp. NXC24, one region includes:
- the gcvA gene encoding transcriptional regulator GcvA, whose product MNKKSPVYLNALRAFEASARHGSFSGAAEELNVTAAAVGQMVRGLEDWLGAPVFHRSAIGKTRLTLTESAERALPDIRAGLDRLGIGLERLRDSATSRILNVTVSPAFAAKWLLPRIDRFQARSPDTDIRLETSLKLVDYKAHGIDVGVRYGDGNWPGLLAEKLMDEEVFPVCSPSFCDRGNLTAPPDLTRTTLIHDLSVDPAIGFVTWDIWLRAAGVPESQPQRGMRIDNSAAVLQAAIEGHGIALARSILAHDDLAAGRLRRLFPGISVPSKLAYYVVYRSEYASLPKLQAFRSWLIEEASTIRS is encoded by the coding sequence TTGAACAAGAAATCACCGGTTTATCTGAATGCGCTGCGGGCTTTCGAAGCCAGTGCGCGTCATGGCAGCTTTTCCGGCGCCGCTGAAGAACTCAATGTGACCGCGGCGGCCGTCGGGCAAATGGTGCGCGGGCTCGAGGACTGGCTGGGAGCCCCAGTGTTTCATCGCAGCGCTATCGGGAAAACCAGATTGACCTTGACTGAAAGCGCCGAACGCGCGCTTCCGGATATCCGCGCGGGACTCGATCGCCTCGGGATTGGACTGGAACGGCTTCGGGACTCTGCGACCAGCCGCATCCTCAACGTTACGGTCAGTCCGGCCTTCGCCGCCAAGTGGCTGCTTCCGCGCATCGACCGCTTCCAGGCCAGATCGCCGGACACCGATATCCGCCTTGAGACGAGCCTGAAACTCGTCGACTACAAGGCACATGGCATAGACGTGGGGGTCCGATATGGCGACGGGAACTGGCCGGGACTGCTTGCGGAGAAATTGATGGATGAGGAGGTCTTTCCGGTCTGCTCACCCAGTTTCTGCGACAGGGGAAATTTGACCGCACCGCCCGATCTCACGCGAACCACGCTCATCCATGACCTCTCGGTCGATCCCGCGATAGGCTTCGTCACCTGGGACATCTGGCTGCGGGCGGCTGGTGTGCCCGAGAGCCAACCGCAAAGAGGCATGAGGATCGATAATTCCGCCGCCGTCCTTCAGGCCGCGATCGAGGGACATGGTATCGCGCTGGCGCGCAGTATTCTGGCGCATGATGATCTGGCCGCCGGGCGGCTCCGGCGCCTGTTTCCCGGGATAAGCGTACCTTCAAAGCTAGCCTACTACGTGGTCTATCGTTCGGAATACGCTTCGCTGCCGAAGTTGCAGGCGTTTCGTAGTTGGCTGATCGAGGAAGCATCCACGATCCGATCCTGA
- a CDS encoding FAD-dependent oxidoreductase, translating to MISSFSNSIMIIGGGLAGLTAAYRLHRAGISFSLIEAQDRLGGRILTADPDSKTSNDGFDLGPSWFWPDVHPAISRFAHELGLEFFAQHSHGATVFQRAQETATEHYRTLRQDPPSMRLVGGSGSIISALAARLPPDSIRLGTKVTRVERTDRGVTIHVVGADGFVEEIAAGHVIFALPPRLLAETVEFDPAPGALLQKLWRETPTWMAPHAKFFALYEAPFWRSAGLSGAARSMAGPLVEIHDATTASGKAALFGFVGVPAHYRREVGRDAITDASIAQLGQLFGPDALRPTATLYKDWAEDSLTATFLDQMATGYPDGRRREWTDNNWSDRITLAGSETAVHDPGYLAGAVEAGERAAISLINRSGPQTAIPTMSNA from the coding sequence ATGATATCTTCCTTTTCAAACTCCATAATGATCATCGGCGGCGGGCTCGCCGGCCTGACGGCCGCCTATCGCCTTCATCGCGCGGGCATCAGTTTCAGCTTGATCGAGGCGCAGGATCGTCTGGGCGGACGTATCCTGACGGCAGATCCCGACAGCAAAACTTCAAACGATGGATTTGATCTTGGTCCATCCTGGTTCTGGCCGGATGTGCATCCCGCCATCAGCCGGTTCGCACACGAATTGGGCCTTGAGTTCTTTGCCCAGCACAGCCATGGCGCGACGGTGTTTCAGCGTGCGCAGGAAACGGCGACCGAGCACTATCGCACGCTCCGGCAAGACCCACCGTCCATGCGGTTGGTGGGCGGCAGTGGTTCGATCATTTCTGCGCTGGCAGCGCGTTTGCCGCCGGACAGCATACGTCTCGGAACCAAAGTGACCCGGGTCGAGCGAACAGACAGGGGCGTTACTATCCATGTCGTTGGGGCGGACGGTTTCGTCGAAGAAATCGCTGCCGGCCATGTCATCTTCGCGCTACCGCCGCGTTTGCTGGCCGAGACGGTCGAATTCGATCCGGCGCCGGGTGCATTGCTTCAGAAGCTTTGGCGCGAGACGCCGACCTGGATGGCGCCGCATGCAAAGTTCTTCGCTCTCTATGAGGCCCCCTTCTGGCGATCGGCCGGACTTTCCGGCGCGGCAAGGAGCATGGCCGGTCCACTCGTCGAGATCCATGACGCCACCACCGCGTCGGGGAAAGCAGCCCTCTTCGGCTTCGTCGGCGTTCCGGCACACTACAGAAGAGAAGTCGGTCGCGACGCCATCACCGACGCTTCGATCGCCCAACTCGGGCAATTGTTTGGACCGGATGCATTGAGGCCGACGGCAACGCTCTACAAGGACTGGGCCGAAGATTCCCTGACGGCCACCTTCCTGGACCAGATGGCGACGGGCTATCCCGACGGCCGCCGTCGAGAATGGACCGACAATAATTGGAGCGATCGGATCACCTTGGCGGGCAGCGAAACCGCAGTTCACGACCCCGGCTATCTGGCTGGCGCCGTCGAAGCCGGGGAACGTGCCGCTATCAGCCTGATCAACAGATCGGGTCCGCAAACAGCGATCCCGACAATGTCCAACGCATAA
- a CDS encoding alcohol dehydrogenase, whose protein sequence is MKATYRAMQITAQHGLELVERQTPVPKAGEVLIAIEACGICGADASDIDNADPTLQPPRVPGHEVIGRIAAVGPNTPSIWKVGQRVGVGRLGGHCNECRECRRGRFNLCRNQTVVGASSDGGYAEMMIVRATGLVSIPDELSSEEAAPILCAGLATFNALKKSGAEAGDTVAILGIGGLGHMALQYARRIGFRVVAVGRGEDIATDAMNLGAHRYIDTNKENATDVLNEMGGAKAILTTTGNPAAVTALMPALAPEGRLVVLGVGKDPLPVSTRYLVGGERGLIGSMTGTPFENEKTLDFSVLAGVRPMIETMPLEQAAEAVQRMRSGDVKFRIVLTMGDQSNAHQ, encoded by the coding sequence ATGAAGGCAACTTATCGGGCGATGCAGATTACCGCGCAACACGGTCTTGAACTCGTGGAGCGGCAAACCCCTGTACCCAAGGCGGGCGAAGTCCTGATCGCCATCGAAGCCTGCGGCATCTGCGGTGCCGATGCCAGCGACATCGACAATGCTGATCCCACATTGCAGCCGCCCCGTGTTCCCGGCCATGAGGTGATCGGCCGTATTGCCGCTGTTGGTCCGAATACGCCCTCGATCTGGAAGGTGGGACAGCGCGTCGGCGTCGGCCGTCTCGGCGGCCATTGCAACGAGTGCCGCGAGTGCCGTCGTGGCCGCTTCAATCTCTGCCGCAACCAGACCGTGGTCGGCGCCTCCAGCGATGGCGGCTATGCGGAAATGATGATCGTGCGGGCGACCGGGCTTGTCTCCATTCCGGACGAACTGTCGTCCGAGGAGGCCGCTCCCATTCTGTGCGCGGGGCTTGCCACATTCAACGCGCTGAAGAAATCGGGCGCCGAGGCTGGCGACACCGTCGCTATTCTCGGAATTGGCGGCCTCGGCCACATGGCGCTGCAATATGCCCGCAGGATCGGTTTTCGCGTCGTGGCGGTCGGGCGCGGCGAAGATATTGCCACAGATGCGATGAACCTTGGTGCCCATCGCTACATTGATACGAATAAGGAAAACGCCACCGACGTTCTCAACGAGATGGGCGGCGCGAAAGCGATCCTGACGACGACCGGCAATCCGGCGGCGGTCACGGCGCTGATGCCCGCGCTTGCACCGGAAGGTCGCCTTGTCGTGCTCGGCGTTGGCAAGGATCCGCTCCCTGTGTCGACGCGATACCTGGTCGGCGGCGAGCGAGGCCTCATCGGCTCGATGACGGGTACGCCGTTCGAGAATGAGAAAACGCTGGATTTCAGCGTCCTGGCGGGAGTGCGCCCGATGATCGAGACCATGCCGCTGGAACAAGCTGCGGAAGCCGTTCAAAGAATGAGATCCGGCGACGTGAAGTTCCGGATCGTCCTGACGATGGGAGATCAGTCCAATGCGCATCAATGA
- a CDS encoding cupin domain-containing protein: MRINEDLTKPVIVHAAGLDWKPSPAAGVDRRMLYRVGGEIARATSIVRYAPGSAFPRHVHAGGEEILVLEGTFQDEHGDYPVGSYFRNPPGTSHVPASEEGCTIFVRLWQFRKGDDVQIVCQPGEGKAASLRDGAETTRVLFEDEKEQVSLENWQPDFTITVKNRRGLEFLVLSGSLTVRGELLEPQSWGRLPAGEPLEAMTGPEGAQIWIKDAPLQHPDVLPMPD, translated from the coding sequence ATGCGCATCAATGAAGACCTGACAAAACCGGTCATCGTCCACGCGGCCGGGCTCGATTGGAAGCCGAGTCCTGCCGCCGGCGTGGATCGGCGGATGCTTTATCGCGTCGGCGGCGAAATCGCCCGGGCAACCTCGATCGTGCGCTACGCGCCGGGTAGCGCCTTTCCGCGCCACGTCCATGCCGGCGGCGAGGAAATACTCGTGCTCGAGGGGACCTTCCAGGACGAGCATGGGGATTATCCGGTGGGAAGTTATTTCCGCAATCCGCCCGGCACCTCGCATGTGCCCGCATCGGAAGAGGGCTGCACGATCTTCGTGCGTCTTTGGCAGTTCCGGAAGGGCGACGACGTGCAAATCGTCTGCCAGCCTGGCGAGGGCAAGGCGGCATCGTTGCGCGATGGAGCCGAAACAACACGTGTCCTTTTCGAAGACGAAAAAGAACAGGTTTCGCTTGAGAACTGGCAGCCGGATTTCACCATAACGGTTAAAAATCGCCGCGGCCTCGAATTCTTAGTGCTTTCGGGCAGCCTTACAGTTCGGGGCGAGCTACTGGAGCCACAGAGCTGGGGTCGCTTGCCTGCAGGCGAGCCACTTGAAGCAATGACGGGGCCGGAGGGTGCGCAGATTTGGATCAAGGATGCCCCTCTCCAGCACCCCGACGTGTTGCCGATGCCCGACTGA
- a CDS encoding FAD-dependent oxidoreductase, which produces MNTDVAIIGGGLAGLNAARLLHAAGIEFLLLEARTTLGGRIQTVNETGQPDADGFDLGPSWFWPRMQPAITALVAELDLPTFAQNSDGDIVFERMSRESAKRYPGLDQEPETMRLVGGSAALVRALARDLPEARLRCGAQVTKMRLTDAGVKLSIRFADGQKEKLQASQVIAALPPRILESTIRFEPPQEPATIELWRQTPTWMAPHAKFFAVYDRPFWREAGFSGTAQSMVGPLAEIHDATTSTGSAALFGFVGMGAEQRAAIGEEALTMACVQQFARIFGPEAAQPRATLYKDWAADPLTATSADWFSAGHPHAPDEGWITGPWKDRLVLAGSEASSVEAGYLAGAVEASTRAATDLINKLATNRN; this is translated from the coding sequence ATGAACACAGATGTTGCGATTATCGGCGGAGGTTTGGCGGGACTGAATGCGGCGCGCCTGTTGCATGCGGCAGGGATCGAATTCCTGCTCCTTGAGGCAAGAACAACGCTCGGCGGCCGGATCCAGACCGTCAACGAGACAGGCCAACCCGACGCAGATGGCTTCGACCTTGGGCCCTCCTGGTTCTGGCCCCGGATGCAGCCTGCGATCACCGCGCTCGTCGCGGAGCTCGATCTGCCAACCTTCGCGCAGAATAGTGATGGCGACATCGTCTTCGAACGGATGTCGCGGGAATCGGCAAAGCGCTATCCCGGACTGGATCAGGAACCCGAGACGATGCGGCTTGTCGGAGGGTCTGCCGCGCTGGTCCGGGCGCTGGCGCGGGACTTGCCGGAAGCGCGGCTCCGGTGCGGAGCGCAGGTCACCAAGATGCGCCTGACGGACGCCGGAGTGAAGCTGTCGATCCGGTTCGCAGACGGACAGAAAGAGAAATTGCAGGCATCACAGGTCATAGCGGCCCTGCCGCCGCGTATCCTGGAATCGACGATCCGGTTCGAGCCGCCCCAGGAACCCGCGACGATTGAGCTATGGCGACAAACCCCGACCTGGATGGCGCCGCATGCAAAGTTCTTTGCCGTCTATGATCGTCCCTTCTGGCGGGAGGCGGGCTTTTCGGGCACGGCGCAGAGCATGGTCGGGCCTCTGGCGGAGATCCATGATGCGACGACGTCCACCGGCAGTGCGGCGCTGTTCGGCTTCGTTGGAATGGGTGCGGAGCAACGCGCGGCGATAGGTGAGGAAGCGCTGACTATGGCCTGCGTCCAGCAGTTCGCTCGCATCTTCGGGCCGGAAGCTGCCCAGCCGCGGGCCACGCTCTACAAGGACTGGGCCGCCGATCCATTGACGGCAACATCCGCCGACTGGTTTTCCGCCGGCCATCCGCACGCCCCGGATGAAGGCTGGATCACCGGCCCGTGGAAGGATCGGCTTGTGCTGGCCGGGAGCGAGGCCAGCTCGGTAGAAGCCGGTTATCTGGCTGGCGCAGTGGAGGCATCCACTCGCGCGGCTACCGACCTTATCAACAAGCTCGCGACAAATAGGAATTGA